One Serratia liquefaciens genomic window, TGTTGCCATTTTGCCTTGCCGCCGCTGCCTGTTGCACCGGTGGCTGTTGCTCATGATTAAGGATCATCCCCTATGGAACTACTACGTCGACAACATAATGCCCAGTGGTATCACGAAACCCAAAGCAGCGTGCGCGGCGATCAGCCGTTGGAGCCGCAGGCGGCCGGCATCCGCGATCGATTTTTGCTGGGGCTGGGCGCTTTTGCCGACGAAGCGCTGAACACCGCGCTGACTGCACGCGCCGGGGTGTTTAACGCCTCCCTGGCCAGCTATCACGTGCTGTTTCCGGATCGGGTCGAACTGTCACGATTAGTGACATTGTCACCTTATGACCGCCTCAGCACTGCGTTAACCGTGGCACAGGTGACCGGTGTTCAGTCGCTTTGTAGCCACTACGCCGCTCGCCTCGCCCCCCTGTACAGCCCCGACGCCTCACGTGAAAGTAATATCCGCCTCGCTCAAATCACCCAGTATGCCCGCCAGCTCGCCAGTCAACCGACGTTGATTTGCAGTAAAGCGTTGCAGCAGCTCAGCGACGTCGGGTTGAGCCCGGCGGATATCGTGACCTTCTCGCAGATTATCGGTTTTGTTAGCTACCAGGCACGCGTGGTCGCCGGTGTGGCGGCCCTGGCCGGGCGGCCAACGGGAGTGGTGCCCGGTTTCCCGAACATAGCCGACGCCGAAGGCATTGCGTTCACCGAGCAGGAACTGGCGTGGCAAGCGCGGCTTCCCTGGGTGGAGCTGGAAGAGGCCCATGCCGAACAGCTCGACGTGCTGGATCAAAGCCATCCCGACGCTCGCAGCGAATCCTATTATCTGTTGCTGGCCCACGATGCACCGGCGCTGCGTGAACGCAACGGCGTGTTCAACAGCATCAACGCCGATGGTTATGGCCTGTCGGCGCGGCTGAAAGCGCTGGCGACGCTGGCAGTTTCCCGCATTAACGGCAGCCGCTACTGCGCCGCGACCGTCGCACAGGATATTCAACAGGAAGAACTGGTCGGCGCCCTGTTCAATAACATTGAACAGGCGCTGGAGAAGACCACTGATCCGGTTTACCAGGCTGTGATCCGCGTAGCAACCGACCTGACCCGCACGCCTGAAAAGTTCACGCCGCGTAGCGTGCAGCCGCTGTTTAACAGTGGGTTGAATCAGGCGCAGGCGCTGGATGTGATCCTTACCGGCGCGCTGTATGCCTGGGAGAACCGCCTGCGTCAAACGCTCGGCGACACGCAACTTCTCAGTGAAAACCTGGCGTAACCGCTAGCGCAGCAACCAACCTCGCGCGGCATCAAAGAAATGCTGCGCCAACGGCGATGCGCGTCCCGGCTCGGCGACCACGACCGCAGCATGACGTGACATCGCCGCTATCGCTATCGGTCGGTGTTGCAGCTCCGGCATCATTGCCGGTAACAGGTTGCCATGCGGGAAAAGCCCACAGCCCAGGCCGACGAAAATGCCCTGCAACAGTTGGAATATTGAGGTGGTTTCCATTCGAACGTGCAGCGCCAGTCCGGCTTCACGGAAGTTTTGATCGAGATAGCGGCGGAAGTAACGCGTCGGCTCAGCCAGGCACAACGGCAGCGCGGCCACATCCTCCAGCGTCAGAGGGGTATCTCCCACCAACTCAGGAAAATGCTTCGGGTGGAAAACTAGCTCGACTCCGGCGTCCGCCAAGGGCTGAGACTGAAAATGCAGCTCTTGCAGCGTGGAAAGCTCAAAGAAGCCGATGCCGATATCTACGGTATGTGCCGTCAACGCCTCCAGCAACTGATCGGCGCTCAGTACCGCCACCCGGTAATCCAACTGCGGGTAACGTTCACTGACGTCCTTTAGCATTTGCGCCAGCGAAATGCTGCATTGCGGTACCGCGCCGATGCGTAACGTGCCGTTAAGCCCGTGTTTAAGCGACTCGACCTCCAGCTTCAGCCCCTGATAAACCGACACGATCTCACGCGCCCACGACAGCACCCGCTCACCTTCGGCAGTAAAACCTTCGAAGTTGTTGCCGCGGTTGATTAAGGAAACGCCCAGCTCTTTTTCCAAATTTTTCAGCCGCATAGACAATGTTGGCTGACTGACAAAGCTGGCCTCTGCCGCACGGCCGAAGTGGCGCTCGCGCTCGAGATTACACAGGTAGATCAGTTGCTTAATATCCATAAAACGGCTCAATAAGTCATGACTGACCTGAGTATACCATCGCTGTGGGATTTCGGGCGCAGCAGGCCACGCCCTGAGGGATCAAATCTTCAGTTTTATAAAGTCCATTAACCGCGAAAACACGCCACCTTGCTGAACCGGTTGCAATGCCACCAGCGGCAAGGTTTTGAGCAGCTTGCCGTTATCGCTGATACGGATTTCGCCAATCGTCTGCCCTTGGGTCAACGGGGCGTCAAGGCGCGAAGCGCTGACCACATATTGCGCCTTCAGTTTGTCGGCTTCGCTTTTCGGCAGGCTGAGATATTCCTCTTTTGCACTGCCCACCGCGACCTCATGACGGTCGCCATACCACACTTTTTCCTGCCCCAGATTTTGCCCGGCGCTGAACAGATGGACGGTAGCGAAATCACGCAGACCCCAGGTCAGCAATTTGCGCGCCTGCTCTTCACGCCCTTTCGAACTTTTACCGCCCATCACCACCGCAATCAGCCGTCGGTCCCCTTCGGTGGCAGAAGCAATAATGTTAAAACCGGCCGAGGCGGTATGGCCGGTTTTCAACCCGTCGACGTGCAGGTTCTTATCCCACAGCAACCCATTGCGGTTTTGCTGGGTGATACCGTTCCAGGTCAGCGATTTTTCGCTGTACATGTGATACTCCGCCGGTTCGCTCATGATGATAGCGCGTGAAATCACCGCCAAATCGCCTGCCGTAGTGAATTGCCCCGGCGCATCCAACCCATGCACGGTTTCAAAATGGGTATTCTGCAGGCCAAGCTGGGCGCTCTTTTCATTCATCAGTTTGACGAATGCAGCCTGGCTGCCCGCCATGTAGTCCGCCATTGCCACACAGGCATCGTTGCCGGAATCAATGATGATACCGCGGCTGAGATCGCGAACAGTGACCCTGTCACCTGGTTTCAAGAACATCAATGATGATCCCTTAAACACCGGGTTGCCCTGCGCCCAGGCGTCCTTGCCGACTGTCACTACGTCATCCAGGCCAATCTTGTGTTGATCGAGCGCGTGATCAATCACCAATCCGGTCATCAGTTTGGTCAGGCTGGCCGGATTGCGTCGCTGATCTGCGTTCTCCTGTGCCAGCACCTGACCGGTGGTGTAATCCATCAATACGTAAGAGGCGGCGTCTATCGCCGGCGGTGTATTTTGCGGAATACTGAACGGGACATCTGCTGCCTGTACTGCCAGCGGCACTAACATGCCGGCGACCATCACCCATACTGAACGCTTCAATCACTGTTCCTCAGGCCCTGCGGGCTAAATAAAATGCCAATATAATCCGTGATATAGACTGCATTAATTGCCGGGAAAGCGGAAACGATACTCTTTTTCAGCAGGTGTCATAATGCAACGATTTGTTTGCTCGGTGCCGCTACGCGATAAACCTGCTCTATGCCGCCATTGTCCCATTCGATTAGACGCTCACACCGCCCCAACCTAAACTTGTGACATAAACACTGAAAGCGCTTAAAAAAGCGTTCACTTTTTAGCTACAACCACCTGCGAAGATCAATATGAAATTTAAACCGTCAATAAAGCCGTATACCGGCGCGGCGGGCGGCTGGGGCTCACTCGAAGCCACCACTCGCTATGTGCTCGACAGCAAACAAACGCTGAAAAACCTGCGTAACCTGATGCGCGTGAACAAAGCTCGCGGCTTTGACTGCCCAGGTTGTGCCTGGGGTGACGACAACCACAGCACCTTCAGTTTCTGCGAAAACGGCGCCAAGGCGGTCAGTTGGGAAGCCACGCGCAATGCGGTTGAGCCGGAGTTTTTCGCGGCTCACAGCGTGAGCACCCTGCTGCAGCAAAGTGATTATTTCCTGGAATACCAGGGCCGCCTCACCCACCCCATGCGCTATAACGCCGAAACCGACCACTACCAGCCGATCAGTTGGCCGGACGCGCTGGCGTTAATCGCCCAGCACGTTAACCAGATGGATAACCCGAACCAGATCGAGTTGTATACTTCGGGCCGCGCCAGCAATGAAGCTTCTTATCTGTATCAATTGTTTGGTCGTATGCTCGGCACCAGCAATTTCCCTGACTGCTCCAACATGTGCCACGAAGCCAGCGGCGTGGGCCTGAAACAAAGTATCGGCGTAGGTAAAGGCACCATTCGCATGGACGACTTTGAAAAAGCCGACGCCATCTTCGTTTTTGGCCAGAATCCCGGCACCAACCACCCGCGCATGCTGCATAGCCTGAAAAACGCCGCTAGCCGCGGTGCACGCATCGTCAGTTTTAACACCCTGCGCGAACGTGGCCTGGAGCGTTTTGCCGATCCACAAAGCCCGATTCAAATGCTGACGCCCAAGTCGTCGCCGATCAGTTCATCCTATTACCAGCCCAACCTCGGCGGGGATATGGCGGCAGTGCGCGGCATGGTGAAAGCCCTGCTGGAAAGTCATCGTGAGCGCCTGGCGGCCGGTGAATCCGGCCTGTTCGATCAGGCATTCATCAGTCAGCACAGCGTCGGCGTCGAGGCTTATCTGGCGCAGGTCGATGCTACGACCTGGCAACAAATCACCCAGCAGTCCGGCCTCAGCGAGGAACAATTGCGTCAGGCGGCGGCTATTTATCAGGGTGCCGAACGCGTGATCTGCACCTGGGCGATGGGCGTTACTCAGCATAAGCATTCGGTGCCAACGGTACGTGAGATCACCAACCTGCAGCTGCTGTTCGGTCAGTTGGGTAAATCGGGTGCCGGCCTGTGTCCGGTACGCGGCCACAGTAACGTGCAAGGCAACCGCACTATGGGCATTGACGAGAAGTCCCCCAAGGCACTGCTCGACAGCCTGGAGCAGCACTTTAACTTCTCGCCGCGACGCGAGCCGGGCCATAACACCGTAGAGGCCATTGAAGCGATGCTGCGCGGTGAGGTTAAGGTCTTGCTGGCTTTGGGCGGCAATCTGGCCGCGGCGGCGCCGGACACCGAACGCACTGCCCGCGCCTTGCGCTGTTGCGATCTGACGGTGCATATCAGCACCAAGCTCAACCGCAGTCATCTGGTCACCGGCAAAGACGCGCTGATCCTGCCGACCCTGGGCCGTACCGAACAGGATATGCAGGCCAGCGGGCCACAGTACATTACGGTGGAAGACTCTTTCAGCATGGTGCATGCGTCGGAAGGCGTCGGTAAACCACTGGCGGAGACCCAGCGTTCTGAAACCGCCATCGTATGTGGCATCGCCGATGCGGTGTTGGGCAACCAGCAGCTCGACTGGCTGGAGCTGGCAGACGATTATTCGTTGATCCGCGACCACATCGCCGCCACCATTCCCGGTTTCGAGGATTTCAACCGGCGCTGCGACCAGCCCGGTGGTTTCTACCTGGGTAACGCCGCCGCAGAACTGCGTTTTGCCACCCCAAGCGGCAAGGCCGAGTTTAGCGCAGCGCCTCTGCCAACCAGCCTGTTCCCGCAGTTAGATGGCCGACAAGCGCCCTTCACGCTGCAGACCCTGCGTTCTCACGATCAGTACAACACCACTATCTACGGACTGGATGATCGTTATCGCGGCGTCTACGGCCAACGTGAAGTGCTGTTTATACACCCTGAGGATCTGGCGGCGCTGGGCATGCAAGACGGTGAGCTGGTAGAGATCGAAACGCTGTGGAATGACGGCATTACACGCAAGGTCAGTGGCTTCAAACTGGTGAGCTACGATATTCCACGCGGAAATCTGGCGGCTTACTACCCAGAGACTAACCCGTTGGTGCCGCTGGCCAGCTTTGGTGACGGCACCGGCACGCCAACGTCGAAGTCGATACCGGTGGAGATCCGCCGTTGCGTCACGCAACCGACGCTGCGTATTGCCTGAATGGATGCACTCGGTTCACGCCGGGTGCATTAACAGATCGAGCGCCGTCTGCAACTCGTCAGAGAGCTGATGGCGGCGCCACACGAAGTACAGGTTGCTTACCCCTTCCGCCCCCATTTCCACCACTTTTAACGCCTGCTCGGGCAGGATCATCGGCAGCAAAGACCCCGGAACACAGGCAACGCCACAGCCCGCTTTTACGCAGGCTGCCATCGCCGTGTACGACTCCATCTCCAGCGTCATCCGCGGCTTCAACTGCCGTGAGGCTAACCAGCGATCGATTTTCAGGCGGAAAGAGCACTCGCGACTGAAAGTATAAAACTCCAACTGTGCCAGGGTTGCGGCGTCCAACTGCGGCACCGAGGCCGGCATCAGCAGCACCAGGCGCTCATCAAACGCCGCGCAGCTCGCCAGCAGCGGGTGCTCTATCGGCCCGTCGGTCAACGCCAGATCGAGCTCGCTGTCAATCAGCATCCGTTCCAGCACCAGCGAGTCTCGGCTCAGCACGTTGACCTGCATCTGGGGCTGGCTGCGGCGCAAGTGAGCGATGCGTGACGGCAGGTGACTGATCAGAGAAAAATCCAGCGCCCCCAGATTCAGCAGGCCTTGTGGTTGCCGATCGGCGAACAGTTGTTGGCTGCGGTCTGCCAGCGCCAGGATGTCGACGGCCTGTCGATAAAACAGTCGACCTTTCGGCGTAACGTACAACCGGTTTTTATCGCGAAAAAATAACTCGCCGCCGAGAGAGTCTTCCAACTCTTTGATGCGCAAGGTGACGTTGGAGGGGACGCAGTGCAACTCCCGCGCGGCGGCGGCAATGGTTTTATACTCCACCACGGCGCAGAAAAATCTAAGCTGACCCAGCTTCATGACAGATTCACTTTTAGTTAGTGTTTTGGTTAAAAACAATCACTTTAGATTAGCATTAATTTACCCTAGAGTCGTATCGACAACCTAAGAGGGATCCCTATGCCACTGAATGATTTACTGACCCTGCCGGGCGTGACCGCGCAGCCGGAAACCGTCACCGACGGCTATGTGTTCAACCACACCATGATCCGCGTGAAGGACTTAACCCAAGCGCTGGACTTTTATACCCGCGTGCTGGGCTTCACCCCGGTGTATCTGGAAACCTTCAATGAAGCCGCATTTACCATTTGCTACCTGACCCGCAGCCCGCGCGACCAGATCCCACAGGATGACGAGGCCCGTAAACGCTGGGTACTCAGCCAGCCTGGGATCCTGGAGCTGACGCATAACCACGGTAGCGAACAGCAGGCCGATTTCCATTACCACAACGGCAACAGCGAGCCGCGTGGCTTTGGACACCTCTGTGTGACAGTGCCTGACGTACACGCGGCCTGTGAGCGTTTTGAGCGCCTTGGCGTTAACTTCCAGAAACGTTTGCATGAAGGTCGTATGAATTACGTGGCCTTTATCAAAGATCCCGACGACTACTGGATTGAAATTCTGCAGCCCACGCCGCTGCGGGACTGATTGCCCCTCCGCTTCTCCCCGGCGTTTCAAGCCGGGGTTTTCTTCCCGCCTTTTGCACGCCCAATATTCCATAAAATCGCGCCCCAACGCGGGAAAACCGTGACGTTAGGCTTGCCCGCAGCGGGTGATTCGCGTAAAACTGTCAGCCGCAAATCTTGCCACTCACAACCCATTCACTGGACGATATGTTTCAAGATAACCCGCTGCTGGCGCAGCTTAAACAGCAACTTCACTCTCAGACCCCGCGCGTTGAAGGCGTAGTAAAAGGAACTGAGAAAGGCTTTGGCTTTCTTGAGGTCGACGGTCAAAAAAGCTATTTCATTCCGCCTCCGTACATGAAGAAAGTCATGCACGGTGACC contains:
- a CDS encoding LysR family transcriptional regulator; amino-acid sequence: MKLGQLRFFCAVVEYKTIAAAARELHCVPSNVTLRIKELEDSLGGELFFRDKNRLYVTPKGRLFYRQAVDILALADRSQQLFADRQPQGLLNLGALDFSLISHLPSRIAHLRRSQPQMQVNVLSRDSLVLERMLIDSELDLALTDGPIEHPLLASCAAFDERLVLLMPASVPQLDAATLAQLEFYTFSRECSFRLKIDRWLASRQLKPRMTLEMESYTAMAACVKAGCGVACVPGSLLPMILPEQALKVVEMGAEGVSNLYFVWRRHQLSDELQTALDLLMHPA
- a CDS encoding LysR family transcriptional regulator, with the translated sequence MDIKQLIYLCNLERERHFGRAAEASFVSQPTLSMRLKNLEKELGVSLINRGNNFEGFTAEGERVLSWAREIVSVYQGLKLEVESLKHGLNGTLRIGAVPQCSISLAQMLKDVSERYPQLDYRVAVLSADQLLEALTAHTVDIGIGFFELSTLQELHFQSQPLADAGVELVFHPKHFPELVGDTPLTLEDVAALPLCLAEPTRYFRRYLDQNFREAGLALHVRMETTSIFQLLQGIFVGLGCGLFPHGNLLPAMMPELQHRPIAIAAMSRHAAVVVAEPGRASPLAQHFFDAARGWLLR
- a CDS encoding FdhF/YdeP family oxidoreductase; this encodes MKFKPSIKPYTGAAGGWGSLEATTRYVLDSKQTLKNLRNLMRVNKARGFDCPGCAWGDDNHSTFSFCENGAKAVSWEATRNAVEPEFFAAHSVSTLLQQSDYFLEYQGRLTHPMRYNAETDHYQPISWPDALALIAQHVNQMDNPNQIELYTSGRASNEASYLYQLFGRMLGTSNFPDCSNMCHEASGVGLKQSIGVGKGTIRMDDFEKADAIFVFGQNPGTNHPRMLHSLKNAASRGARIVSFNTLRERGLERFADPQSPIQMLTPKSSPISSSYYQPNLGGDMAAVRGMVKALLESHRERLAAGESGLFDQAFISQHSVGVEAYLAQVDATTWQQITQQSGLSEEQLRQAAAIYQGAERVICTWAMGVTQHKHSVPTVREITNLQLLFGQLGKSGAGLCPVRGHSNVQGNRTMGIDEKSPKALLDSLEQHFNFSPRREPGHNTVEAIEAMLRGEVKVLLALGGNLAAAAPDTERTARALRCCDLTVHISTKLNRSHLVTGKDALILPTLGRTEQDMQASGPQYITVEDSFSMVHASEGVGKPLAETQRSETAIVCGIADAVLGNQQLDWLELADDYSLIRDHIAATIPGFEDFNRRCDQPGGFYLGNAAAELRFATPSGKAEFSAAPLPTSLFPQLDGRQAPFTLQTLRSHDQYNTTIYGLDDRYRGVYGQREVLFIHPEDLAALGMQDGELVEIETLWNDGITRKVSGFKLVSYDIPRGNLAAYYPETNPLVPLASFGDGTGTPTSKSIPVEIRRCVTQPTLRIA
- a CDS encoding CMD domain-containing protein translates to MELLRRQHNAQWYHETQSSVRGDQPLEPQAAGIRDRFLLGLGAFADEALNTALTARAGVFNASLASYHVLFPDRVELSRLVTLSPYDRLSTALTVAQVTGVQSLCSHYAARLAPLYSPDASRESNIRLAQITQYARQLASQPTLICSKALQQLSDVGLSPADIVTFSQIIGFVSYQARVVAGVAALAGRPTGVVPGFPNIADAEGIAFTEQELAWQARLPWVELEEAHAEQLDVLDQSHPDARSESYYLLLAHDAPALRERNGVFNSINADGYGLSARLKALATLAVSRINGSRYCAATVAQDIQQEELVGALFNNIEQALEKTTDPVYQAVIRVATDLTRTPEKFTPRSVQPLFNSGLNQAQALDVILTGALYAWENRLRQTLGDTQLLSENLA
- the dacD gene encoding serine-type D-Ala-D-Ala carboxypeptidase DacD, translating into MVAGMLVPLAVQAADVPFSIPQNTPPAIDAASYVLMDYTTGQVLAQENADQRRNPASLTKLMTGLVIDHALDQHKIGLDDVVTVGKDAWAQGNPVFKGSSLMFLKPGDRVTVRDLSRGIIIDSGNDACVAMADYMAGSQAAFVKLMNEKSAQLGLQNTHFETVHGLDAPGQFTTAGDLAVISRAIIMSEPAEYHMYSEKSLTWNGITQQNRNGLLWDKNLHVDGLKTGHTASAGFNIIASATEGDRRLIAVVMGGKSSKGREEQARKLLTWGLRDFATVHLFSAGQNLGQEKVWYGDRHEVAVGSAKEEYLSLPKSEADKLKAQYVVSASRLDAPLTQGQTIGEIRISDNGKLLKTLPLVALQPVQQGGVFSRLMDFIKLKI
- the gloA gene encoding lactoylglutathione lyase, with product MPLNDLLTLPGVTAQPETVTDGYVFNHTMIRVKDLTQALDFYTRVLGFTPVYLETFNEAAFTICYLTRSPRDQIPQDDEARKRWVLSQPGILELTHNHGSEQQADFHYHNGNSEPRGFGHLCVTVPDVHAACERFERLGVNFQKRLHEGRMNYVAFIKDPDDYWIEILQPTPLRD